tattttaagcactTGAAGACTTCAAGTCATTGATTGGAAACAAAATGTGGGGACGAGAGGCAGCGAGAAGACGACTGTTGTACAGAGGCCACTGGCAGCAAAGACCTGAATAAcagtaataattaataattaaacgCTGGAGTTTTATCACTTTCCTCCTGGTGTTTCCTTTGAAAACTGCGTCAGTCAACGAGTCATGGCTGCACTGTTCATAGCTGGTGTGAAGCTCTGTTGACTCGGGATTTGTTTTTTGCTCTCAGGCTGCagacgtgtttttttttctgaatactcTCCACTTTGTGACAGTCTATAGCAGATCGGTTTTCTCCCCTGTGATTGATTTACAGGTATTTAACGGCATTTCATGTGTTGTCTTCTGTCTTCTCACCTTTTGATGTCCTTTCACTGTCTTCTTTCTCTCCATCCCCAAACCATTTGTGGGGTTCTTTTCTGTTTCATTCTTGCCTTCCTTCTCCACCATTTCTCTCCAATTCATCTTATTTTATTCCTCAACCAAAGCTGAAGGCGATAGACCGTCCACAGGAACTTGAGAAGGTACCGCGGGCGCCCCACGACCGTAAGAAGGAGTGGCAGAAACTGGCACTGGGTGCAGAACTGGCCCAGGACCTACCTGAAGACAAACACAGAGAGGCCAACGGCTCAGCGGGTTACCACGACAACAAGTGGGTGATGGTGGTTAACATTGTTGAGTTGTGACAgaagatggcaaaaaaaaaagcattaaacaaTCATTAGAATATTGCACTTAAAGTTCATTCTGGCCTGTTTCTCCTTCTCTGAAGGCACCAACTCCTCCTGGTCTTAAATCATTTGGTCTTAATTGAATCACGTCTACTTCTTTAAATCCAGATTAAATAAAATGGAAGTGAATCAGTCAGCATCTTAATTAGATGTCCACCCAGAGCCTGACCTGCAGAATAgaggttatttttttttacccctcCACATCCTGTGTGAGCACATTTGGCCGACTGGCTGCAGTCATCAGCGTCTGACTAATACCACGATTTATTAAACACTAAATTTTAACCTGTTTCTTAAATTTCACCTCCTGTATATCAGTTAATGTGCATTTTACAAACAAGTGACAGGATGAATCAAGATCTTGCAGACCTGAAATTCTCAAGAATCacatcaggtttttgttttttgtagtttATGTTCCCTCGTGGTACCAGTGATACACCTCATCCAAGTCTccctttgtttgacacaaagtcattcccaatgagacctggtaccaaagctaCCCAGTCATCGCTTTTGGTCACTGGTTGGGTCCAAATCTCAAGAAGGACCACTGAGTTtacagacttggacctttgttgttCTGCAAAGTGTCACAAATGTGTGAAAATTAATCTCCTCCTGTACCTCATCTGAGCAATATAAACAGCATAAACAGCCCCCCAGCCCCCCGAAAACACACAATGCAGAAAATAAAAAATGTTCTCTGGTGTGTTTCATGACTCAGGGCTCCTTTGTACATGGAGCAGTTGGACGGGCCTTTCTCACTCGCGGCGCTGCCCTACAGCCAGATGAATGAGCTGTTGAACCGTAGCGGGGACAGAATGTATTCACGGCCCCACGACCCTCCACCGCCACCACCTTCCATGCACCCACTGGGAGAGATCAAACCACCTTCTGTGATCAGGTAAGAGAGGGATACCAAACCCACTTACACTGAGCTCCATACAAGAGACGGACGTCTTGATTCCGTCCTCGACTCTCTTTGGCAATGTAGGTGTTCATGCAAGCTGTCAGTGTAGTGGTTATCCACCAGTCAAACAAGCTAGATCAAACCGAAATGAACTCTCTCTGTAAAAGACcaagaggtgctgattttcatatcAAAGACAGACAGTCTTTTGTGGAACCAGTgagaccaaaaaaaaataaaacaacagagaGGGGTGGATAAAACATCAAGAGTAAAGTCTGGGAGCAGGAGCGGATCAATAAAGTGTTCAGGCCACTGTATTGGCGGTTGTTTTGTGCAGCATGCTCCAGCTGCATATGTCACTCTGATGGGATGGAGAGATCAGAGGGAATGATTAAGGCTCCGGCTGCAGAAGCAGATAAATATCACATTGATTTTTGCTGAAGTCGGTGCAGCTTCTTTCCCGTCTTCCTACCCAGTGCCTCACTCTTATGTCGTTTTCTTCTGTCCGCCACCTTTCATGCAGAGCATTAAGTAAATATCGATACAGATAGAAGTGGAACCTTCAGTGTGTTGGGATTAAACCCTCCACACATCATCATCTTCTTCCCCCCTCGTTCTGTGCTTTTGTCTGCAGCGATTTTTCTCTCTGGGAAGGAAATTGATTGTGAGCGTGTCCGTCTTTGTCTTGCAGCGTCCTGGTTCATAGCTCAGTCCTCCCACGCAGCTTCAACGCCAGTGAATGGCCAAGTGTGAATAGATTCTGTTTTTAGTGCAGATTAGTgaagcaacagaaaaaaaattaactgcGTTCAGAACTGTTAAGTCACTGAAAAGGGAATAATCCCAAAGATTGACGCTTTCTGGACTCTCCAACAGGTTTCATGTCTCTGTAACTTAGGTAATCTGTTGTCAACCTCACTTAACCACACATGGAATGATCAGTGCATATTTTCTCTGCTCAGTGAAGCTCTGGTGTGCCAACGTCCTGCGGGACGACCTGCCGTAGCTACTGTACTCTGAAGCTAATCATCGTACGCTAGTATCTCACACCACAACAGAAAGTCTAAATGATTTAGTAAAACTGACAAACGGCCCAAATTTCAGAAAACATTTGCTCATGAACAAACTCGTTAGGAAACTTGAGACGTTATGAATTTGGATGTTCATTGTGGTTAATCCTCTTTGGCTGTTTTCATTCCTGACACATTATATGTGGAATTATTGTAATAATTTCTAGATTTCAGTGTTGGAACCAGTAATTAGATGCAGTCCAGCTGCAGATGCTTGTTGTTTTAATCGGCTGTTTTTGGTGTACTGTCATTTCCAggggattgttttgtttttgtttgtttgtcaccgTGACAGTTGTATTGTCTGTTAAAAATCTGGTGGATGTAGAATTATTTCCAGCAGTCACAGCTGATTCAATCCTGCACActtcaaatacaaaataaatgatttgACTTATAAACActtatacatttgcaaaaaaaatacaGTGAACTAAACAATCTGACTTGTGTTTTTCTGCCAGCATTTGTTATTTGACAGTTTGAATTCATTTCTGATTTCTCACATATTCTCCAATTTCTTTCATCCTTCCTTCCTCTTTTCCAGCTCCAGCTCTGGTTTTTCCGACAGCAGACCGCAGTCTCCGGCCAGGACAACAGGCCTCAACTCAAacactcctccccctcctcctccccctcttcCTCCTCCCCCTCCCCCTTTACCCACGTCCGGCCTGCGGGGAACTCCTCCTCCCATTCCGCCCCTACCGGTCCACCAACAACCTCTGGTCATCCCTCCTCCACCTGCTCCTCTCCAGATCGCTCCGGGAGTCCTCCACCCTGCCCCGCCCCCTGTGGCCCCCCCACTGCACTCCTCCTCTCCAGCCCGTCTCCAGCAGGTACTGGACAAGGGCCCACCCCCGGGCTCTGTAGCCCACTCAGATGGCTCCGCCTTGCCTCCACCGCCACCACCTCCGCCTCTACCCCTCCCAGGAGCACGGAGTTCCTCGCCCTGTTCGTTGGGCCCGCCTCCTATCCCTGCATTCCCCTCAGCAGGAgccatggcctccccaaaaccACGCGCCACCATCCACGAAGCGGGACCCAAGAGGCATCATCCAGCCAATCTGCCCCCCATCAGCGATGCACGGAGTGTCCTGCTGGAAGCTATCCGAAAAGGTGGGCGTGGTCTTCCTAGAAGTATGTACTTTGTTTCCCAGACACTCCTGAAGAATCCAGTTTTATCCGCACAAACGTGTTTACACCCACAGTCGGATAAAATCACCATCACAGCGTTTGTAGTTCACGGCAACCACCAGAGGGTGGCGACTATTTAGACAAACAGAAAACTTTATTTCAAGTTACATAAATTTTAAAACTTATTTCAGACACAACACAACTTTTATGATGACGTTAAATGTGTAAATTATAACTGCAGCCAGAGCTGGAATTATTGaacgaaatggtaaatggactgtatttatatagcacttttccatatgCACCAGaatttcaaagtgctttacatttaTGCCTTTCATTCACACAAACCCATTCATacaccatgcaaaaaaaaaaaaaaaacaggtaaaaaagctgCGTGTACAGCTTTTATTTTCATCATCCTAATCAGCTGTTTGCTCACAGAGGGACCCATCATGTACACATATGTTACAAAAGGGAAACGCtgcctgttgccatggctaaacaaaagTGGATCCACCAACCCATCAGTCAGGTCCTCTGTTAGTCTGCTGTTTAACTACAGTAAATTTTTGAGAAAGAGAACGTGCTCCTCTAGTTAAGAAGCTCTGCTCTGCGATTTGACCGGTTGAATGTGTAGTCTGCATCCCGTACTTGGAACTTTGTCCGTCTTCAGGACACTGTGATCTCTGCTCATCTCAAACTGAAATCTCTGTCCTCACCTTCGCCCCCCCTGCAGGCATCCAACTGCGGAAAGTGGAGGAGCAGCGAGAGCAGGAGGCGAAGCACGAGCGCGTTGGCAACGACGTGGCCACCATCCTCTCTCGCCGCATCGCTGTGGAGTACTCAGACTCAGAGGATGAGTCTGAGTTTGATGAAGGAGACTGGATGGAGTGACAGTTGAGAGAAACGAGAGCAGCGTGTGGTTGGGTGAGGCAGAACGCGTCTCTCACACCTCCGTGCTCTACAGCTCGCCATCCGAAGAGGAGAAGCCTCTTTTCCTCTCTTGTCCTCAGCCTTTTTTATAAAACACcatatccatcttgttgtggtttgtttgtggaggaggacctccacgtCGTGTTCCAAATGAAGATATTTTTTTCCTGCACTACCACATAACTGTTCTTCACTAGGTTTCTGCTGATGGAATCCCACGTTTACTATTGTTCGATACTAAAATGACTGTTTTACAGAGCCACTTGTTTTTTGTTCATGTTCAGTGTTTTATGTCtctaaaaattgaaaaaagtgGGGACTGAATGCATGTTGCATCTATCCTAAGTTGTGTGGTGCAGTTGTGCCACCTGGTGGCTGAAAGCGGCATTgaatgccaattttattttagcttTTCTTTGAAACATTTGAAGTTTTAAAGGGCCAGTAGATTCAAATACTGATTACTTCATGAGGAGGGTTTATTTTTTTGCTCTTGGTTGACTGAACCACTTAATTAGCAGAAGATTGTTTTAGCGGTCGTGTGAAGATTATCGTGGTGGCGATGAAGGCAGGATGTTTATAGCTTTGGCCTCGTATGTGCGTGTGCGTGTCTCCATGCATCCACCTTTACTCCAGGGAAATGTGTGTCTGCCAAGAGATTAAGGtggtgtctcttttttttttttttccaggttctGTCATTTCCTGTTACAACAAATAATCCTGAGCATCAGTTTTTACTGTATTCATCCTTTTCTgatttcccttaccaaaaagtagtatatgcaagtatgtttcaagtatacttctagtttactttttatatacttatcagtactattttttggtaagggtttctCTGCCACACAAAAGCTCTGAGATAGATTTAAACAGTACAATCCACAATAACGGCAGCTTTTCCTGCCGAGATTTAACGTTTTCCTGATCACAAGTATTTTCAACTTGCATTTTCTTACGTGTTGGTGAATTAAGAGTTGGCTAATGCCAGCTAGGACTTGGCTGTCTGATGGGGTCCCACTGGAAGCGTGGGAATAAACTGGTTTGACATGAATCCAAATCGTTTGTTCAGCTGGGGGGTCGGCTGACCTGAGATCACACCCAAGCTGTCCTCTGAAAGTCTCCATTGGTGCCATGGAGACACCTTCAAGTAATTAATGAACTAACATATTTGCACTATCTCGTGTCACCTGATAAATGAGTGTAAACTTATTGATTAAACTCAGTTTACTTCAGTGTAAATTGTTTGCAATTGGGTGTCAGTAATTTGTAAGTTAATCTTTAATAAAGCCGAATCGGAACAAATTACACAATAATCCAAATGGACCAATCACAACGAATTACAGTGAAGCCCGTCACCTCAATTCTGGCGTGACTGTCCCCTGATGAGAAGCCTTAACCTGTGCAGTTCTGCAGCAATAACAATGAAAATAGTCCAATGTTCTACAACCTGCCATCTCTCAGAAGAACCATCCACCATCCTGTACTTTTACTTCTTTTTTCTTCTACTTGCCTTATTGTTGGTATAAACGTATTGAGTTGATGAATGTATTGTGCTGTTACTACTTACTTGCCTGCGCTTGTATGGATTTGCTGTTTCTATGTTTGGGGGGCCGGGGGTTACAAAAACAATACTGTATAACATGTAACTTATGTAACTGTTGACTGTGACAGTttgcttgaattaataaaactttAATGTCATGTTCCAGCACTGAATATTGTAGGTTTACTGTCACATCTTCTACGTGATCTACATCTGGATTGAGTGTGAAGAAGCCAGAGTGATTCACTGTCTCTGTTGCAGATGATTCAAAAAAATGGAAGGCCGTAACCTGAAGGTGGGAGTTCACATTGACACtgtcactttcatccctgactgacatctttttgttttcacttttttgcacattttctccCTTCTGTTTGCATAGTGTTTCTCATCTCTTACTCTTGCTAAGAGACTGCAAATACAACAAACACCTGAAACCATTCAACAACGAGCACATCAAAAAAAGTCTTGTAAATTGACAAAATCCTTTCAAACagagaacacacacaaaaaaaaccctacagtacGTGCGACAAtttaatttgagagcatgttgGCTGAAAGCTCAGCACGCCTGCTCTTTGAGTTGTAGATATTTGCAACACATCCGTTTTAGTGTTATACATTTGGGTATTGCCATGTTGAATGAGAAAATTGGGCAAAATACTTTTTACGGTGTTTCCCTTGCATTTCCAGTTTTCTAGATATAAAattacttatttttttatttcaggaaACGACTTTTGGTGTAATAGGGGGTCACACTGTAATTAAAAGACCAGTTAaagatttatttttgttgatgtCATTTCACACCTTGTGTCAACTGGCACATGCATGCAAAAATGGTGTCTTAAAAAAAGTATATGTGTGGGAGGTACACAAAAAACTTTAAAAGTGACCAAAAACAATACAGCGAGTCACATGGAAATGCCTATTTCCATTTTATTATTTCAGCCCATTCAgaactctaaaactacaaaatatcaattaagaaatgtgtaatcaggACACTGAGCTATGCCCACAGCATTCAGCACCATTTATTACTGCTTTATTGTATCCACCAGTTTCCAAACATGAGAAACAAGTGACAACAAATGTCTTTGCACAGAAATAATGTATtagaaattaaactgaaataaaaaaagGCAACGCATAAGCAGCAAATTCAGTCCTCACTATCTGTAGCTCAACACTGGCTACACAAAACCTTTTAAAGTGCAAAACAAGAGCATAAAGTGCAGCGCATAAAGCATTCATGtttatgcacgtgcacacacatatatagtaGAGAttccgttttttttgtttgttttttttgcagtaaGAAGTTATAAAGACATTGTATGTTTTCTACTGTACATGTTACACAACTGATACTTATGTAGCTGTGAGCTTTAAGAGAATAATTAAACTGTAACTACTGATCTCGATGGCTTTGTCT
The sequence above is drawn from the Thalassophryne amazonica chromosome 21, fThaAma1.1, whole genome shotgun sequence genome and encodes:
- the wasf1 gene encoding wiskott-Aldrich syndrome protein family member 1 isoform X2 is translated as MPLVKRTIEPRHLCHTVLPRNVKNELECVTNISLANVIRQLSSLSKYAEDLFGDLFNEAHTFSFRVNSLQERVDRLSISVTQLDPKEEELSLQDITMRKAFRSSTIQDQQLFDRTSLPVPLQETFHTCEQPPPLNILTPYRDDGKEGLKFYTNPSYFFDLWREKMLQDTEDKRKERRKHKLKAIDRPQELEKVPRAPHDRKKEWQKLALGAELAQDLPEDKHREANGSAGYHDNKAPLYMEQLDGPFSLAALPYSQMNELLNRSGDRMYSRPHDPPPPPPSMHPLGEIKPPSVISSSSGFSDSRPQSPARTTGLNSNTPPPPPPPLPPPPPPLPTSGLRGTPPPIPPLPVHQQPLVIPPPPAPLQIAPGVLHPAPPPVAPPLHSSSPARLQQVLDKGPPPGSVAHSDGSALPPPPPPPPLPLPGARSSSPCSLGPPPIPAFPSAGAMASPKPRATIHEAGPKRHHPANLPPISDARSVLLEAIRKGIQLRKVEEQREQEAKHERVGNDVATILSRRIAVEYSDSEDESEFDEGDWME
- the wasf1 gene encoding wiskott-Aldrich syndrome protein family member 1 isoform X1; the protein is MPLVKRTIEPRHLCHTVLPRNVKNELECVTNISLANVIRQLSSLSKYAEDLFGDLFNEAHTFSFRVNSLQERVDRLSISVTQLDPKEEELSLQDITMRKAFRSSTIQDQQLFDRTSLPVPLQETFHTCEQPPPLNILTPYRDDGKEGLKFYTNPSYFFDLWREKMLQDTEDKRKERRKHKLQDSRMYDQVYRYLDLPGQLKAIDRPQELEKVPRAPHDRKKEWQKLALGAELAQDLPEDKHREANGSAGYHDNKAPLYMEQLDGPFSLAALPYSQMNELLNRSGDRMYSRPHDPPPPPPSMHPLGEIKPPSVISSSSGFSDSRPQSPARTTGLNSNTPPPPPPPLPPPPPPLPTSGLRGTPPPIPPLPVHQQPLVIPPPPAPLQIAPGVLHPAPPPVAPPLHSSSPARLQQVLDKGPPPGSVAHSDGSALPPPPPPPPLPLPGARSSSPCSLGPPPIPAFPSAGAMASPKPRATIHEAGPKRHHPANLPPISDARSVLLEAIRKGIQLRKVEEQREQEAKHERVGNDVATILSRRIAVEYSDSEDESEFDEGDWME